In a single window of the Pedococcus dokdonensis genome:
- the rbfA gene encoding 30S ribosome-binding factor RbfA: MADAGRARKIADRIKTLIAANVESIVKDPDLGFITITDVRVTGDLQHASVFYTVFGDEAQRAKTAALLEQNKGRLRSFVGGQIQIRLTPSLDFFADAIPETAAHLEDLLREAKERDEAVAASAAGAKYAGEADPYRKPDEAQAAADSDHADEDADENADENADEDTGTDARA, encoded by the coding sequence ATGGCTGACGCCGGACGTGCCCGCAAGATCGCCGACCGCATCAAGACCCTGATCGCCGCGAACGTCGAGTCGATCGTCAAGGACCCCGACCTGGGCTTCATCACCATCACCGACGTGCGGGTGACGGGCGACCTGCAGCACGCCTCGGTCTTCTACACCGTGTTCGGCGACGAGGCGCAGCGTGCCAAGACCGCCGCGCTGCTCGAGCAGAACAAGGGTCGGCTCCGCTCGTTCGTGGGCGGGCAGATCCAGATCCGGCTCACCCCGAGCCTCGACTTCTTCGCCGACGCGATCCCCGAGACCGCCGCGCACCTCGAGGACCTCCTGCGCGAGGCCAAGGAGCGCGACGAGGCGGTGGCCGCGTCCGCCGCCGGTGCGAAGTACGCCGGCGAGGCCGACCCCTACCGCAAGCCGGACGAGGCCCAGGCGGCCGCCGACAGCGACCACGCCGACGAGGACGCCGACGAGAACGCCGACGAGAACGCCGACGAGGACACCGGCACGGATGCCCGCGCCTGA